From one Cyprinus carpio isolate SPL01 chromosome B3, ASM1834038v1, whole genome shotgun sequence genomic stretch:
- the LOC109046657 gene encoding interferon-induced 35 kDa protein homolog, with amino-acid sequence MSAEDFSIVTDGESLRCQESVLLEINKYKAQYEAILKEQKILRDGIDTNKYYAKEFKQRADEKKALSEEENKKRTKATQKENERCRAVQEENTKLQKEILKIKEEMQSLDCKNSSLKKQTEISTAVPERKVVFRGNTTEGAHTVSFDVNPRIVYPMEGGTALITFEEKDVAQKILNLKDHLVQLGDCTISVQAKPIQFLVPSYVEMETQVCPRRILVSNLPKEEAEERVLDKLDIHFSKKKNGGGEVEDKDMLHDSGTVVITFVDDNIAKRLSDKQDHDVDFGKKKHKVKVTPFLNGEISQMKICDSECVRTVLLTGIPDIMDKDSLQDNLEIHFQKTANGGGEVEGIVYNPLGHTTLALFDEDSPQDSQSES; translated from the exons ATGTCTGCTGAG GATTTCAGCATTGTTACAGACGGCGAGTCTTTGAGATGTCAGGAGAGTGTACTACTGGAGATCAACAAATACAAG GCACAATATGAAGCAATACTGAAGGAGCAAAAAATACTGAGAGACGGCATAGATACCAACAAATACTATGCCAAGGAATTTAAACAACGAGCTGACGAAAAGAAAGCGTTGTCTGAAGAAGAAAACAAGAAACGTACTAAGGCAACTCAGAAAGAAAAT GAGAGATGCAGAGCTGTGCAGGAGGAGAACACCAAGCTGCAGAAGGAGATCCTGAAAATAAAGGAGGAGATGCAAAGCCTGGACTGTAAAAACAGCAGTCTGAAAAAGCAAACTGAG ATCTCGACAGCGGTGCCTGAGAGGAAGGTCGTGTTTCGGGGAAATACAACAGAGGGAGCCCACACTGTGAGTTTTGATGTGAATCCCCGAATAGTTTATCCGATGGAGGGCGGAACAGCACTGATCACCTTCGAGGAAAAGGATG TGGCTCAGAAAATACTGAACCTAAAGGATCATCTGGTGCAACTTGGAGACTGTACCATCAGTGTGCAGGCAAAACCCATTCAGTTCCTGGTACCCAGCTATGTTGAG ATGGAAACACAAGTGTGCCCACGCAGAATCCTAGTCTCCAACCTGCCGAAGGAAGAAGCTGAGGAGAGAGTACTAGACAAACTGGACATCCATTTCTCTAAGAAGAAGAATGGAGGCGGCGAGGTGGAGGACAAAGACATGCTGCACGACTCTGGCACTGTGGTCATTACCTTTGTAGATGACAATA TTGCCAAACGTCTCTCTGACAAACAAGATCATGATGTAGACTTTGGTAAGAAGAAGCACAAGGTGAAGGTCACTCCATTCCTCAATGGCGAGATTTCACAAATGAAG ATCTGTGACTCAGAGTGCGTGCGCACAGTGCTGCTGACGGGCATCCCTGACATCATGGACAAAGATAGCCTGCAGGACAACCTGGAGATCCACTTCCAGAAGACGGCCAATGGTGGCGGAGAGGTGGAAGGCATCGTCTACAACCCTCTAGGCCACACCACCCTGGCTTTGTTTGATGAGGACTCCCCTCAAGACAGCCAGAGCGAAAGCTAA
- the LOC109064392 gene encoding 17-beta-hydroxysteroid dehydrogenase 14-like isoform X3, translating to MACAQRYVNKVVIVTGGTRGIGRGIVKVFVQNGAKVVFCAQETELSAGQSLESVLNKEGLGSCTFVSCDVTKEDDIKRLINVTIERFGQIDCLVNNAGWHPPHKTTDETTAEEFRDLLNLNLISYFLTSKYALPYLRKTQGNIINLSSLVASIGQKDAAPYVATKGAITAMTKAMAVDESRYQVRVNCISPSNIMTPLWEELAGRTEDAAATVKGGENAQLIGRMGTETESGLAALFLAADATFCTGIDLFLSGGAELNYGFKSQIP from the exons ATGGCTTGTGCGCAGCGTTATGTCAACAAAGTGGTCATCGTTACTGGGGGCACTAGAGGCATCGGAAGGGGCATCGTTAAAGTGTTTG TGCAAAACGGAGCCAAAGTTGTGTTCTGCGCACAAGAGA CTGAGTTGTCAGCTGGCCAGTCTCTTGAGTCTGTGCTGAACAAGGAAGGACTGGGATCGTGCACGTTTGTGTCATGTGACGTGACTAAAGAGGACGACATCAAG CGATTAATCAATGTGACGATTGAGAGGTTTGGACAAATAGACTGTTTGGTGAACAACGCTGGGTGGC ACCCCCCTCACAAGACCACAGATGAAACCACTGCGGAAGAGTTTAGAGACCTGCTTAATCTGAACCTCATCAGTTACTTCCTTACTTCAAAG TATGCGCTGCCGTATCTGCGTAAAACACAAGGAAACATCATCAATTTGTCCAGCCTTGTGGCCTCGATAGGTCAGAAAGATGCAGCTCCCTATGTAGCAACCAAG GGGGCGATCACCGCCATGACTAAAGCAATGGCTGTGGATGAGAGTCGCTATCAAGTGAGAGTGAACTG CATCTCTCCAAGCAATATAATGACGCCTCTGTGGGAGGAGCTTGCTGGCCGCACAGAAGACGCTGCTGCCACTGTCAAGGGGGGTGAAAATGCTCAG CTGATTGGTCGAATGGGAACGGAGACTGAGAGCGGATTAGCTGCCCTCTTTTTGGCAGCTGATGCCACTTTCTGTACTGGGATAGATTTGTTTCTGAGCGGAGGGGCTGAACTGAACTACGGCTTCAAAAGCCAAATTCCATAA
- the LOC109064392 gene encoding branched-chain-amino-acid aminotransferase, cytosolic-like isoform X2: protein MAAIRTALNGRFLQPYLSLSCGSLRFVSSSFKAADLTIERNPVLKPKPEPSTLVFGKQFSDHMLTISWSAAGGWEAPQIKPFQNLSLHPASSALHYSIELFEGMKAFRGVDNRIRLFRPMLNMERMYRSTERSCLPLFDKDELIKCINKLVEIDQEWVPYSTDASLYIRPTFIGTEPSLGVSRAGHALLFVIVGPVGPYFATGGFSPVSLLADPRYVRAWRGGVGEYKMGGNYGPTIAVQSEAARQKCQQVLWLYGENEEITEVGTMNLFIYWTTEKGEKELVTPPLDGIILPGVTRQSLLDLAREWGDFKVTERRVLMKELIDALDDGRILEVFGSGTACVVCPVGSLLYRGQTYQIPTMKNGPDLAKRFHKELTDIQYGRTQRDWAPLII, encoded by the exons ATGGCAGCGATCAGGACG GCCCTGAATGGACGCTTTCTTCAGCCCTATCTCTCCCTGTCATGTGGGTCGTTGAGGTTCGTCAGCTCCTCCTTCAAG GCTGCAGATCTTACCATAGAGAGGAACCCTGTACTGAAGCCAAAGCCAGAGCCCTCAACCCTTGTGTTCGGCAAGCAGTTTTCAGACCACATGCTGACAATCAGCTGGTCTGCAGCAGGAGGATGGGAGGCACCTCAGATCAAGCCCTTCCAGAATCTGTCCCTTCACCCTGCTTCCTCAGCCCTGCATTACTCCATAGAG CTATTTGAGGGCATGAAGGCTTTCCGGGGAGTAGATAACCGCATCCGTCTCTTCAGGCCTATGCTGAATATGGAGCGCATGTACCGGAGCACCGAGAGGAGCTGCCTGCCT TTGTTTGATAAGGACGAACTGATAAAGTGTATCAATAAGCTGGTTGAGATCGACCAAGAATGGGTTCCTTACTCCACAGACGCCAGCCTGTACATCAGACCAACGTTTATAGGAACTGAA CCTTCTCTAGGTGTGTCTCGAGCAGGTCATGCGTTGCTCTTTGTCATCGTTGGGCCTGTTGGACCTTATTTTGCAACTGGAGGCTTTAGTCCGGTGTCATTGCTGGCAGATCCTCGATATGTCCGGGCCTGGAGGGGCGGCGTTGGAGAATACAAGATGGGAGG taACTACGGGCCGACGATTGCTGTTCAGAGTGAGGCAGCCAGGCAGAAATGCCAGCAGGTCCTTTGGCTGTACGGAGAGAATGAGGAGATCACTGAGGTTGGAACCATGAATCTCTTCATCTACTGGACCACAGAGAAAGGAG AGAAGGAGCTGGTCACCCCTCCACTGGATGGCATCATTCTTCCAGGAGTCACCCGGCAGTCACTGCTGGACCTCGCTAGAGAATGG GGAGACTTCAAAGTGACAGAGCGCCGAGTTTTAATGAAGGAGCTGATAGACGCTTTAGATGACGGACGGATTCTGGAGGTGTTCGGTTCGGGCACTGCATGCGTGGTGTGTCCAGTTGGCAGTCTGCTCTACAGAGGACAG ACTTACCAAATTCCCACAATGAAGAATGGACCGGACCTTGCCAAGAGATTCCATAAGGAGCTCACTGACATCCAG TATGGACGCACTCAGCGGGACTGGGCACCGCTGATCATCTAA
- the LOC109064392 gene encoding branched-chain-amino-acid aminotransferase, cytosolic-like isoform X1 encodes MWVVEVRQLLLQELDWRDESRFIFQMHVQSVMMNKHLSTCPLLPAPLCLFVFSPFFCLSLSLPGCLCQAADLTIERNPVLKPKPEPSTLVFGKQFSDHMLTISWSAAGGWEAPQIKPFQNLSLHPASSALHYSIELFEGMKAFRGVDNRIRLFRPMLNMERMYRSTERSCLPLFDKDELIKCINKLVEIDQEWVPYSTDASLYIRPTFIGTEPSLGVSRAGHALLFVIVGPVGPYFATGGFSPVSLLADPRYVRAWRGGVGEYKMGGNYGPTIAVQSEAARQKCQQVLWLYGENEEITEVGTMNLFIYWTTEKGEKELVTPPLDGIILPGVTRQSLLDLAREWGDFKVTERRVLMKELIDALDDGRILEVFGSGTACVVCPVGSLLYRGQTYQIPTMKNGPDLAKRFHKELTDIQYGRTQRDWAPLII; translated from the exons ATGTGGGTCGTTGAGGTTCGTCAGCTCCTCCTTCAAG AGCTTGACTGGCGTGATGAATCCAGATtcatttttcaaatgcatgtgcAATCAGTGATGATGAATAAACATCTCTCCACGTGCCCGCTACTCCCCGCCCCTCTCTGTCTTTTCGTTTTCTCTccctttttctgtctctctctttctctccccggTTGTCTGTGCCAGGCTGCAGATCTTACCATAGAGAGGAACCCTGTACTGAAGCCAAAGCCAGAGCCCTCAACCCTTGTGTTCGGCAAGCAGTTTTCAGACCACATGCTGACAATCAGCTGGTCTGCAGCAGGAGGATGGGAGGCACCTCAGATCAAGCCCTTCCAGAATCTGTCCCTTCACCCTGCTTCCTCAGCCCTGCATTACTCCATAGAG CTATTTGAGGGCATGAAGGCTTTCCGGGGAGTAGATAACCGCATCCGTCTCTTCAGGCCTATGCTGAATATGGAGCGCATGTACCGGAGCACCGAGAGGAGCTGCCTGCCT TTGTTTGATAAGGACGAACTGATAAAGTGTATCAATAAGCTGGTTGAGATCGACCAAGAATGGGTTCCTTACTCCACAGACGCCAGCCTGTACATCAGACCAACGTTTATAGGAACTGAA CCTTCTCTAGGTGTGTCTCGAGCAGGTCATGCGTTGCTCTTTGTCATCGTTGGGCCTGTTGGACCTTATTTTGCAACTGGAGGCTTTAGTCCGGTGTCATTGCTGGCAGATCCTCGATATGTCCGGGCCTGGAGGGGCGGCGTTGGAGAATACAAGATGGGAGG taACTACGGGCCGACGATTGCTGTTCAGAGTGAGGCAGCCAGGCAGAAATGCCAGCAGGTCCTTTGGCTGTACGGAGAGAATGAGGAGATCACTGAGGTTGGAACCATGAATCTCTTCATCTACTGGACCACAGAGAAAGGAG AGAAGGAGCTGGTCACCCCTCCACTGGATGGCATCATTCTTCCAGGAGTCACCCGGCAGTCACTGCTGGACCTCGCTAGAGAATGG GGAGACTTCAAAGTGACAGAGCGCCGAGTTTTAATGAAGGAGCTGATAGACGCTTTAGATGACGGACGGATTCTGGAGGTGTTCGGTTCGGGCACTGCATGCGTGGTGTGTCCAGTTGGCAGTCTGCTCTACAGAGGACAG ACTTACCAAATTCCCACAATGAAGAATGGACCGGACCTTGCCAAGAGATTCCATAAGGAGCTCACTGACATCCAG TATGGACGCACTCAGCGGGACTGGGCACCGCTGATCATCTAA
- the LOC109064392 gene encoding branched-chain-amino-acid aminotransferase, cytosolic-like isoform X4, whose translation MACAQRYVNKVVIVTGGTRGIGRGIVKVFVQNGAKVVFCAQETELSAGQSLESVLNKEGLGSCTFVSCDVTKEDDIKRLINVTIERFGQIDCLVNNAGWHPPHKTTDETTAEEFRDLLNLNLISYFLTSKYALPYLRKTQGNIINLSSLVASIGQKDAAPYVATKGAITAMTKAMAVDESRYQVRVNCISPSNIMTPLWEELAGRTEDAAATVKGGENAQALNGRFLQPYLSLSCGSLRFVSSSFKAADLTIERNPVLKPKPEPSTLVFGKQFSDHMLTISWSAAGGWEAPQIKPFQNLSLHPASSALHYSIELFEGMKAFRGVDNRIRLFRPMLNMERMYRSTERSCLPLFDKDELIKCINKLVEIDQEWVPYSTDASLYIRPTFIGTEPSLGVSRAGHALLFVIVGPVGPYFATGGFSPVSLLADPRYVRAWRGGVGEYKMGGNYGPTIAVQSEAARQKCQQVLWLYGENEEITEVGTMNLFIYWTTEKGEKELVTPPLDGIILPGVTRQSLLDLAREWGDFKVTERRVLMKELIDALDDGRILEVFGSGTACVVCPVGSLLYRGQTYQIPTMKNGPDLAKRFHKELTDIQYGRTQRDWAPLII comes from the exons ATGGCTTGTGCGCAGCGTTATGTCAACAAAGTGGTCATCGTTACTGGGGGCACTAGAGGCATCGGAAGGGGCATCGTTAAAGTGTTTG TGCAAAACGGAGCCAAAGTTGTGTTCTGCGCACAAGAGA CTGAGTTGTCAGCTGGCCAGTCTCTTGAGTCTGTGCTGAACAAGGAAGGACTGGGATCGTGCACGTTTGTGTCATGTGACGTGACTAAAGAGGACGACATCAAG CGATTAATCAATGTGACGATTGAGAGGTTTGGACAAATAGACTGTTTGGTGAACAACGCTGGGTGGC ACCCCCCTCACAAGACCACAGATGAAACCACTGCGGAAGAGTTTAGAGACCTGCTTAATCTGAACCTCATCAGTTACTTCCTTACTTCAAAG TATGCGCTGCCGTATCTGCGTAAAACACAAGGAAACATCATCAATTTGTCCAGCCTTGTGGCCTCGATAGGTCAGAAAGATGCAGCTCCCTATGTAGCAACCAAG GGGGCGATCACCGCCATGACTAAAGCAATGGCTGTGGATGAGAGTCGCTATCAAGTGAGAGTGAACTG CATCTCTCCAAGCAATATAATGACGCCTCTGTGGGAGGAGCTTGCTGGCCGCACAGAAGACGCTGCTGCCACTGTCAAGGGGGGTGAAAATGCTCAG GCCCTGAATGGACGCTTTCTTCAGCCCTATCTCTCCCTGTCATGTGGGTCGTTGAGGTTCGTCAGCTCCTCCTTCAAG GCTGCAGATCTTACCATAGAGAGGAACCCTGTACTGAAGCCAAAGCCAGAGCCCTCAACCCTTGTGTTCGGCAAGCAGTTTTCAGACCACATGCTGACAATCAGCTGGTCTGCAGCAGGAGGATGGGAGGCACCTCAGATCAAGCCCTTCCAGAATCTGTCCCTTCACCCTGCTTCCTCAGCCCTGCATTACTCCATAGAG CTATTTGAGGGCATGAAGGCTTTCCGGGGAGTAGATAACCGCATCCGTCTCTTCAGGCCTATGCTGAATATGGAGCGCATGTACCGGAGCACCGAGAGGAGCTGCCTGCCT TTGTTTGATAAGGACGAACTGATAAAGTGTATCAATAAGCTGGTTGAGATCGACCAAGAATGGGTTCCTTACTCCACAGACGCCAGCCTGTACATCAGACCAACGTTTATAGGAACTGAA CCTTCTCTAGGTGTGTCTCGAGCAGGTCATGCGTTGCTCTTTGTCATCGTTGGGCCTGTTGGACCTTATTTTGCAACTGGAGGCTTTAGTCCGGTGTCATTGCTGGCAGATCCTCGATATGTCCGGGCCTGGAGGGGCGGCGTTGGAGAATACAAGATGGGAGG taACTACGGGCCGACGATTGCTGTTCAGAGTGAGGCAGCCAGGCAGAAATGCCAGCAGGTCCTTTGGCTGTACGGAGAGAATGAGGAGATCACTGAGGTTGGAACCATGAATCTCTTCATCTACTGGACCACAGAGAAAGGAG AGAAGGAGCTGGTCACCCCTCCACTGGATGGCATCATTCTTCCAGGAGTCACCCGGCAGTCACTGCTGGACCTCGCTAGAGAATGG GGAGACTTCAAAGTGACAGAGCGCCGAGTTTTAATGAAGGAGCTGATAGACGCTTTAGATGACGGACGGATTCTGGAGGTGTTCGGTTCGGGCACTGCATGCGTGGTGTGTCCAGTTGGCAGTCTGCTCTACAGAGGACAG ACTTACCAAATTCCCACAATGAAGAATGGACCGGACCTTGCCAAGAGATTCCATAAGGAGCTCACTGACATCCAG TATGGACGCACTCAGCGGGACTGGGCACCGCTGATCATCTAA